One genomic segment of Myxocyprinus asiaticus isolate MX2 ecotype Aquarium Trade chromosome 14, UBuf_Myxa_2, whole genome shotgun sequence includes these proteins:
- the LOC127451777 gene encoding GTPase HRas-like, which yields MTEYKLVVVGAGGVGKSALTIQLIQNHFVDEYDPTIEDSYRKQVVIDGETCLLDILDTAGQEEYSAMRDQYMRTGEGFLCVFAINNVKSFEDVHLYREQINRVKDSDNVPMVLVGNKSDLASRTVETRQAQELARSYGVPFVETSAKTRQGVEEAFYSLVREIRRYKETNRSNKKSKKHTQRRCTLL from the exons ATGACAGAATACAAGCTGGTAGTAGTTGGGGCTGGTGGCGTTGGGAAGAGTGCACTGACCATCCAGCTCATTCAAAACCACTTTGTAGACGAGTATGACCCCACTATTGAG GACTCGTACAGAAAGCAGGTTGTGATTGACGGGGAGACGTGTTTGCTGGACATCTTGGACACCGCAGGTCAGGAGGAGTACAGTGCCATGAGAGACCAGTATATGAGGACAGGAGAGGGTTTCCTGTGTGTATTTGCCATCAACAACGTCAAGTCCTTTGAGGACGTACATCTCTACAG GGAGCAAATAAACCGTGTCAAAGACAGCGACAATGTACCAATGGTGCTGGTGGGGAATAAAAGTGACTTGGCCTCTCGAACTGTAGAGACACGTCAAGCTCAGGAGCTCGCCAGAAGTTATGGAGTCCCATTCGTCGAAACATCTGCCAAGACACGACAG GGAGTGGAGGAGGCATTTTACTCTCTTGTCCGGGAGATCCGAAGATACAAGGAGACAAACCGTAGCAATAAGAAGAGCAAAAAGCATACACAAAGACGCTGCACTCTTTTATAG